The window GGATCCGTCGCCGTCGCGGCTAGACAGCCATTTTGAAAATTCAGGAGACACACACCAGCCATGAAAAAAGCAAAACTGTTCGGTCTTGTCCTCGCTGCCGTCGTTCTCGGACTTTTGGCATCCTGGACGGGACGCTCTCGTCAACCGCAGAAACTGGATCAACTCGGAAAACCCGTCCTGCCCGGTCTGTCAATCAACGCCATCGGGCGGATCGAGATCGCTCAGCCGAGCACGACCGTCACGTTGGCAAATACCGATGATGGTTGGGTCGTGTCGTCACTTTACAACTACCCGGCCGATGTCGCCAAGATTCGCGAGAACCTGCTCGCGCTTCGCAATCTCACGGTCGGCGCCATTCAACGGGGCGCCCGGATTGACAGCACCAATGCCATACTGGTCGATCTTCAGGATGCATCCGGCAAATCGCTCGCCTCCATCCGCCTGGGTGAGGTTCGCAACACAACCAACCCGAATTACGGATGGGACATGCCCGATGGTCGCTCGGTTGCGGCCAATGCCAGCGACACGGTCTTTCTCGTCAAGGATTCATTGACCGCCTTGGAGTCTGAGGCCAAGACATGGGTCAATACCGAGGTGCTGAGCGTGCAGGCATCGGACATCGCCACGGTTGTCCTGTCTGGACCAGACGGCGCTGCAACGCTGGATCGTTCGTCGGGCGCGCTCACGCTCAATGGGCTTGCCGAAGGAGAATCCATCGACCCCTCAAGAGTGTCTGGCGTCGAATCCGCGTTGACCCATCTCCGGTTTGTTGACCTCGCCGACCCTGCACTCTCTGATGCTCAGACCGGCATGGCCACGGGCCACACCTTCACTGTCACCACCACAGACGGCACGATCTATGCCGCCCGCATCGGCGCCGCCGCGCCGGATCGCAGCGACCGTTATCTTCGGCTTGCCGTGAGCGCGCAACCGGTCTCCACCAACGCCGCCGAGCGCGTGTCGGTGACGCAGCAGGCGGACGAACTCAACCGGTTGGTCAGCCCCTGGCTCTTCCTGATCTCGTCCTGGAACGCCGACACCATGACCCGTTCCCGCTCTTCATTCATTCAGGTGCCCACGCCCCCCGTATCAACGGATACTCCGTCCGAACCCGCTCCAGAGGCGTCTGCCGCCGAATCCTGATGTTCGGGCAGGCTGCGTGCCCGCCACCGATTTCTTCCACCCATCCCAACCCCAAGGCCCGCCATGGACATCCAAGCCACCACCAAACTGATCGCTGAACAATCCGCCGCAGTCGCGCGCATCCGTCAAGAGGTCGCCACCGTCATTGTCGGTCAGGAACGTCTCGTTGACCGCCTGCTCA of the Lentisphaerota bacterium genome contains:
- a CDS encoding DUF4340 domain-containing protein, translated to MKKAKLFGLVLAAVVLGLLASWTGRSRQPQKLDQLGKPVLPGLSINAIGRIEIAQPSTTVTLANTDDGWVVSSLYNYPADVAKIRENLLALRNLTVGAIQRGARIDSTNAILVDLQDASGKSLASIRLGEVRNTTNPNYGWDMPDGRSVAANASDTVFLVKDSLTALESEAKTWVNTEVLSVQASDIATVVLSGPDGAATLDRSSGALTLNGLAEGESIDPSRVSGVESALTHLRFVDLADPALSDAQTGMATGHTFTVTTTDGTIYAARIGAAAPDRSDRYLRLAVSAQPVSTNAAERVSVTQQADELNRLVSPWLFLISSWNADTMTRSRSSFIQVPTPPVSTDTPSEPAPEASAAES